Genomic segment of Paenibacillaceae bacterium GAS479:
TGTATGGAACTCCAGCTGAGGAAACTCGCGGCGGCAAGGTGACGATGAGCGAGGCAGGCTGGTTCGACGACTGTGGCTTCGCTCTTATGGCTCATCCCTATCATTCGTTTGAACGATCCGGCAAGTCGCTGGCGCTTGATGCGCTGCAATTCGACTTTCACGGAAGAACTGCCCATGCCGCAGCAAGCCCTCATCTAGGCGTGAACGCGCTAGATGCCGTAATTATGTTATTCAACTCTGTGGGCGCCCTGCGGCAGCAAACGCGCAGCGATTCTCGAATTCACGGCATTATTAATAATGGCGGACAAGCTCCCAACATCATACCCGGCCAAGCCTCCGCGCAATTTTATATTCGCGCTGGGGATCGCGCTTATACGAATGAGCTGACCCGTCGCGTGAGCGCCTGCGCCGAAGGTGCTGCGCTGCAAACCGGTTGCAGCTTGGAAATATCGCAATTCGAGTACAGCTACGATGAACTAGTGACGAATGAGGCGCTTTCTGAGGTGTTTCAGTCCAAGCTTAGAGAAACGGGCGTTCCAGATGATGCCGTATTAACTGGCACCGATCATGGATCGCTGGATCTTGGGAATGTGTCGTTGCGCTGCCCGGCGATTCATCCTTATTTGAAGGTTGTTCAGGATAAACTGTACCTGCACACCGTTGAATTCCGCGACGCAGCTATGCAGGAAGAAGCGCTGGAAGCCATGCTGCTTGGCGCGAGCTTACTTGCCTCGACAGCCTATGAGGTGTTGGCTAACCCCGAACTGTATCAACAAATCCGCGAGGAATTCGACAATGGCCCGGGTGGAATTAAAGCTTGATACTATAAGGCTAGGGCCCGATTAATCGGGTCCTAGCCTGATTTTCGATAGGCGCTTGGCTTGTTCCTACTAGAATAGTTAAAGCAATCAGGTGAAATTGTAATGCTCTGGATTCGTTCGTAAATTTCAACTATTCATGTCGCATCCGAGAGGCGCTTTCACAGTAAACTGACGAGCGCTTATAGCATAAATCTTTTTGCTTCGGAGCTAACGGATATGAGAAGCGTTATTATCGTCAAATGGCCTCGTTTTGGTAGCTAACGGAACTGAGAGAGCTTATTGGACCCCTTTGACCTCAGAAAATCAATATTATCGCGGAATAACGTTTCTCAGTTTCGCTAGAAATTTTACTTTATCATTTCCAACCAAATAGCGCTTCTGAGTTCCGTTAGCTACCCACATCCCCTGTAACGCTCAAAATCCAGTTAGTTTTAAGGAGCGACAACATTCCATATAGAAGGTAACTTTATTGCAGATTGTCCGTACGAAGCACCCCATAGTGTGTTAAATCCTCATAAACATCTCCCTTGAGGAGATGGCCGCGCAAAATCCCTTCATGCTTCATGCCGATTTTCTCCATAACTTTGTAGGAGGCGGGATTCCGCGTCATAGCAAGTGCATATACCCGATTCAACCCGAGCTCATCAAAAGCATACTTAACGACTCTCGCAGCCGCTTCAGAACAAAATCCGCTTTTCCAATAAGGTTTCCCGATCCAGTAAGCCAATTCTGCCATGTTATGACGCTTGTTCACATGCAATCCAACTACTCCAAGGAACTTCCCACCTTCTGTAAGTGTAACTGCGAACGAATAACCATCACCTCCGGCCAGAGCTTCTTGTCTAGCATGGATAAACGAAGTGGCGGAGCCTGTTGGATACGGGTGAGGGATGCTCAGAGTTGTATCCGCTACATCCCTATCTCCCGCTAGAATCTCTATTGCCTCAGCATCCTGAAGCTGAAGTGGGCGCAAAGTCAATCGTTCTGTAACCATAGTTTTTGCCATGAAAATACCTCCCAAGACTGTTTATTTGGAACGCAAAAAGCCCCATCCCATAAGGGACGGAGCTGCTCCGCGTTACCACCCTAGTTGACGTAAAACGTCCTCTTAGCCATCGTCCAACAACGATGCTTCTCTGTAACGGCAGAATCCCGGGCCCGTCTACTGTTAGTTCGGGGGCCTGCTCAGAGGGGATTGTTCAATTCGGCGTCTGCTGCCTCGCACCAGCCGGCAGTTCTCTGAATGACAGGCCCGAATCTAATTGTCCTCTTCAACGCATTTGAATCAGATATAATTAGTAAGACTATATAGTGGAAATAATTGTATGTCAATACTGGCATTAAACAAGCAACTTTTTACCCATCCAACAAAGCGGCTTGGCGCTTGTAATGATCCTCGATAACCATACAAGCCATTGCTTCAATGACAGGCACGACACGGGGACAAATGCAAGGATCATGTCTGCCGATTGTTCTGATCTCGCTTTCCTCGCCGTTTGCATCCACCGTACGCTGCGGCAATGAAATCGAAGAGGTTGGCTTAACTGCAACGCGGAAAATGATGTCCGCGCCCGTGCTGATGCCACCTACAATTCCGCCCGCATGATTTGTTACGAAGCCGTTCGCGTCCATCTCATCGTTATGCTCGCTGCCGCGCATCGTTGCCGCCGCAAATCCTGCACCGAACTCGATGCCCTTGATTGCCCCGATGGACAGCATCGCTTTTGCCAGCTCCGCATCCAGCTTATCAAATACAGGCTCGCCCAGCCCCGGCAGCACACCGCTGACACGGCATTCCACGATGCCGCCACTGCTATTGCCTTCTGCAGCCAGTTGCTCGACCCGCTCTACCATGCGCTCTGCCGCAACAGGGTCACAGGCACGAACTGGATTGCGCTCGATCGCATCAGGATCAAATGTTTCACACCGGATGCCATCGATTTCTTTCGTGTAGGCCACTATAGATACACCGCGGCGCTCCAGCAGCTTCCGAGCCACAGCTCCCGCCGCTACGCGCCCAGCCGTTTCTCTGCCAGACGCCCTGCCGCTTCCCCGGTAATCGCGGAAACCATACTTTTGATCGTAGGTGAAATCAGCATGCCCAGGACGGTATAGATTTTTAATATCATCGTATGCCGATGGGCGCATATCCGTATTGTTGAGCAAGATGCAAAGCGGCGTTCCAGTCGTCTTTCCTTCAAAAATACCGGAAACAATACGGATTTTGTCGTACTCTTTGCGGGGCGTCGTGACTGAAGACTGGCCGGGACGTCTACGGTCCATTTGCACCTGCACATACGCCTCGTCAAGCTCAACTCCAGGGGTAACTCCTTCTACAATAACGCCTACTGCTTCGCCGTGGGACTCACCAAACGTCGTCATTTTTAACCGTTCACCAAATGTACTTCCTGCCATCTATCGTCACTCCCGTTAGTTGTTGACCTCAGATTTCCTTAACACCAAGTTTAACAGTATACTTGTGATAAATGAAATCATATTATTTATATCTTGACATAGAGAGAGTTGATGACAAAGGTGGCGACTAATACCGAATGGTACAGAATCTTCCTACATGCAGCCGAAAACTCCAATTTGACGAAAGCAGCACAAACACTTCATATGACGCAGCCTTCCGTCAGCTACGCGATCAAACAACTTGAGGACGAGCTTGGCATCAAGCTGTTTGATCGGTTGTCCAAAGGAGTACGCTTGACCTACGAAGGCGAGGCTCTGCTGCGGCATGTCCGGCAAGCGTTCGAGGAGCTTGAAACAGCCGAGCGCAGCATGAAGCAAAGGCTTCAATTAAACGAAGGCATACTGCGAATTGGAGCCAACGGTGCAATCATCAAGCATTTTCTACTTCCTATGTTGGACGCCTTTCACGAACGTTATCCCGGAATCCATATTCAATTGTCACAGGAGCGGACAGATCTTATTCTGGATCGCCTGAAAAAAGGGACGCTTGATATCGGCTGTGTGTATTTACCCGTTTCCGATGAGGAAATTGAAATTGTCGGCAGTGATGCCTCGCCTTATTGCGCGGTAGTCGGAAAAGCTTTTGCGGACTGGTCACGAGAACCCGTCTCGGCAGAACAGCTGGCGAAGCTGCCCTTGCTCATGCTCTCACCCGGTAGCTCAACAAGATCCTTTATCGAGGATTGGTTCCGGCACCAGGGAATAGAAGCCGAAGCTGATTTTGAGCTGAACAGCCTGGATATGCTCGCGGAATTCACAGAACGAGGGTACGGCGTTTCCTTTCTGCCGCGGGCTTACGTGGAACCGCGCATTGCAGACGGAACGCTGGTCGAACTGCGAACGGAGATTCCGCTGCCGGACCGCCGGATTGGAGTCGCGATCCGCAAGCATTCTACACCTTCAATGGCGGCAAAATCCTTTTTGGAATTGATTATTCGTTGAAGTCCAGCCCAGGGATCACTCACCTTTAGGTAAGTACATGAACTAAATGTGCGTACTTACGCAATTCCTTGATACGGGTTACACTCGATTTCAGAAACAGATACTGAGTCAAGGAGGGAAACAAAAATGAAAAAAACACTTGTTATCGTCACGCATCCTAACATTGACACATCCGTCGTCAATAAACGCTGGGTAGAAGAGCTGCGCAAATACCCGGAAAAATATACGGTTCATGAGCTTTACAAAGCCTATCCCGATGAAAAAATCGACGTAAAAAAAGAACAACAGCTGGTTGAGGAGTATGAAAATATTGTCCTGCAATTCCCTATGTATTGGGTAAGCTCCCCACCGCTGCTTAAAAAATGGTTCGATGAAGTGTGGACCCATGGATGGGCCTACGGGTCGCAGGGACATGCATTTAAAAACAAAAAAGTCGCACTTGCCATATCCTTAGGAGCACAAGAAACTGACTTTACCAAGGAAGTTTTAGGCCACGAGCTGGATGAGGTTCTGCTTCCCTTTAAAATGAATTTTGAATTCGTCGAGGCTGTTTATCTTCCTCCATTCACCTTCTATTCAGCTGAATACGCTATTGAAAAAAACCTTGACTTGTTGAACCAATTGGAGAGCAACGCTAGGGATTATATTCAATTTCTGGATAAACTTTAATCCAAGGAGGAATTATTAATGAAAACACTTGTTGTTGTCACGCATCCAAACATGGACACGTCCATCGTCAATAAGCGCTGGGTAGAAGAGCTCCGCAAATACCCGGAAAAATATACGGTACACGAGCTTTACAAAGCCTACCCCGATGGAAAGATCGACGTGGAAAAGGAACAACAGCTTATTGAAGCCCATGACAAGCTGGTCTTGCAGTTTCCCGTCTACTGGTGGAGTTCCCCGCCATTGCTTAAAAAATGGACCGACGAAGTATTTACACACGGATGGGCATACGGATCGCAGGCCAAAGCATTAATAAACAAAAAAACGGCTCTGGCCGTAACAGCCGGCGGAACGGAGCATGATTTTAGCGTGGAAGGAAGCTTAGGAAAGACTCTTGATCAGTACTTGGTTCCCTTTGAAACGACTTTTTCATACTGCAAAGCTGATTACCGCTCTTTCTTCGCTTTTTATGGAGCTGAACACTATTTGGCAGGAAACAGCGACTTGCCGCTTCTATTAGACCGCAGCGCGCAGGGTTACGTTGAATTTTTGGACAAGCTTTAATTTCACAACAAAAGCAGCATTTCCATTAACGGAGATGCTGCTTTTTTCTATGATTCGTTAAACCGGAAGCGGTTCTGTCTCTCCCTTGACGTCGGGCACGCCGTTCTTTTCTCCCCAATTACACATCATATCCAGCACCGGAATAATCGATCGGCCCCGCTCGGTCAAGGTGTACTCCACCTTTGGGGGAATCTGCGGAAACTCCTCACGGCTAATGAGTCCATCCGCCTCCAGTTCTTTTAACATCATGCTTAACGATTTAAAGGATATGGTGCCCATTCCCCGCTGCAGCTCATTGAAC
This window contains:
- a CDS encoding amidohydrolase yields the protein MLDYQNIMKELRQRSGERWKALSLRIGDNPELGHEEFLASSLLAEELEQMGFTVQRGVLGMETAFLAEFDSGKPGPTAGFLCEYDALPEIGHACGHHLIGVMGAAAGILLKSVIENVGGKIRVYGTPAEETRGGKVTMSEAGWFDDCGFALMAHPYHSFERSGKSLALDALQFDFHGRTAHAAASPHLGVNALDAVIMLFNSVGALRQQTRSDSRIHGIINNGGQAPNIIPGQASAQFYIRAGDRAYTNELTRRVSACAEGAALQTGCSLEISQFEYSYDELVTNEALSEVFQSKLRETGVPDDAVLTGTDHGSLDLGNVSLRCPAIHPYLKVVQDKLYLHTVEFRDAAMQEEALEAMLLGASLLASTAYEVLANPELYQQIREEFDNGPGGIKA
- a CDS encoding Protein N-acetyltransferase, RimJ/RimL family, with protein sequence MAKTMVTERLTLRPLQLQDAEAIEILAGDRDVADTTLSIPHPYPTGSATSFIHARQEALAGGDGYSFAVTLTEGGKFLGVVGLHVNKRHNMAELAYWIGKPYWKSGFCSEAAARVVKYAFDELGLNRVYALAMTRNPASYKVMEKIGMKHEGILRGHLLKGDVYEDLTHYGVLRTDNLQ
- a CDS encoding chorismate synthase, which codes for MAGSTFGERLKMTTFGESHGEAVGVIVEGVTPGVELDEAYVQVQMDRRRPGQSSVTTPRKEYDKIRIVSGIFEGKTTGTPLCILLNNTDMRPSAYDDIKNLYRPGHADFTYDQKYGFRDYRGSGRASGRETAGRVAAGAVARKLLERRGVSIVAYTKEIDGIRCETFDPDAIERNPVRACDPVAAERMVERVEQLAAEGNSSGGIVECRVSGVLPGLGEPVFDKLDAELAKAMLSIGAIKGIEFGAGFAAATMRGSEHNDEMDANGFVTNHAGGIVGGISTGADIIFRVAVKPTSSISLPQRTVDANGEESEIRTIGRHDPCICPRVVPVIEAMACMVIEDHYKRQAALLDG
- a CDS encoding DNA-binding transcriptional regulator, LysR family, whose product is MTKVATNTEWYRIFLHAAENSNLTKAAQTLHMTQPSVSYAIKQLEDELGIKLFDRLSKGVRLTYEGEALLRHVRQAFEELETAERSMKQRLQLNEGILRIGANGAIIKHFLLPMLDAFHERYPGIHIQLSQERTDLILDRLKKGTLDIGCVYLPVSDEEIEIVGSDASPYCAVVGKAFADWSREPVSAEQLAKLPLLMLSPGSSTRSFIEDWFRHQGIEAEADFELNSLDMLAEFTERGYGVSFLPRAYVEPRIADGTLVELRTEIPLPDRRIGVAIRKHSTPSMAAKSFLELIIR
- a CDS encoding Putative NADPH-quinone reductase (modulator of drug activity B); amino-acid sequence: MKKTLVIVTHPNIDTSVVNKRWVEELRKYPEKYTVHELYKAYPDEKIDVKKEQQLVEEYENIVLQFPMYWVSSPPLLKKWFDEVWTHGWAYGSQGHAFKNKKVALAISLGAQETDFTKEVLGHELDEVLLPFKMNFEFVEAVYLPPFTFYSAEYAIEKNLDLLNQLESNARDYIQFLDKL
- a CDS encoding Putative NADPH-quinone reductase (modulator of drug activity B), with translation MKTLVVVTHPNMDTSIVNKRWVEELRKYPEKYTVHELYKAYPDGKIDVEKEQQLIEAHDKLVLQFPVYWWSSPPLLKKWTDEVFTHGWAYGSQAKALINKKTALAVTAGGTEHDFSVEGSLGKTLDQYLVPFETTFSYCKADYRSFFAFYGAEHYLAGNSDLPLLLDRSAQGYVEFLDKL
- a CDS encoding transcriptional regulator, HxlR family yields the protein MGDEMCELTGIHQKDTSFGYTLSVISGKFKMTILYWLFEKKVMRFNELQRGMGTISFKSLSMMLKELEADGLISREEFPQIPPKVEYTLTERGRSIIPVLDMMCNWGEKNGVPDVKGETEPLPV